A genomic window from Massilia sp. METH4 includes:
- a CDS encoding LysR family transcriptional regulator, with translation MRRKIPSTLALAAFESAARHQSFTKAADELAVTQSAICRQIGALEDFLGVKLFRRGRRGVALTEAGLAYSRKVTARLDDVERDTVELMAGGSSGGTLELGVVPTFATKWLLPRLPDFLSRHPGITVNLSARARPFLFDETPFDAAIHAGEAFWPGTEGILLMHEDLVAVCSPTLRNAHEWQAQRLLQIGTRPYLWREWFRSLGLIVERDMAGPRFELFSMVAEAAVHGMGIGLVPRMLVEDELARGVLATVTAHSYRSDRSYRLLYPERKADYPPLAAFRDWLARQVVAGG, from the coding sequence ATGCGCCGAAAAATCCCCTCCACGCTCGCCCTCGCCGCCTTCGAATCGGCGGCGCGCCACCAGAGCTTCACGAAAGCGGCCGACGAGCTGGCCGTCACGCAAAGCGCCATCTGCCGCCAGATTGGCGCCCTCGAGGATTTCCTCGGCGTGAAACTGTTCCGCAGGGGGCGACGCGGCGTCGCGCTCACCGAGGCCGGCCTGGCCTACAGCCGCAAGGTGACGGCGCGGCTGGACGACGTGGAACGCGACACGGTGGAACTGATGGCCGGCGGTAGTAGCGGCGGCACGCTCGAGTTGGGGGTGGTGCCCACCTTCGCCACCAAGTGGCTGCTGCCGCGGCTGCCGGATTTCCTCTCGCGCCATCCGGGCATCACGGTCAACCTGTCCGCCCGTGCCCGCCCCTTCCTGTTCGACGAAACGCCGTTCGATGCGGCCATCCATGCCGGCGAGGCGTTCTGGCCCGGCACCGAAGGCATCCTGCTCATGCATGAGGACCTCGTTGCCGTGTGCAGCCCGACGCTGCGCAATGCGCATGAGTGGCAGGCGCAGCGACTGCTTCAGATCGGGACACGTCCCTACCTGTGGCGCGAGTGGTTCCGCTCCCTCGGCTTGATCGTGGAACGCGACATGGCCGGCCCGCGCTTCGAACTGTTCTCGATGGTGGCGGAGGCGGCCGTGCACGGCATGGGAATCGGGCTGGTGCCGCGCATGCTGGTCGAGGATGAGCTGGCGCGCGGCGTGCTCGCCACGGTCACGGCACACAGCTACCGCAGCGACCGGTCGTACCGGCTGTTGTACCCGGAGCGCAAGGCGGACTATCCGCCGCTGGCCGCGTTCCGGGACTGGCTGGCGCGCCAGGTCGTGGCCGGGGGGTGA